The following are from one region of the Sardina pilchardus chromosome 4, fSarPil1.1, whole genome shotgun sequence genome:
- the LOC134077924 gene encoding UDP-glucuronosyltransferase 1A5-like — protein sequence MMRAVIVLLIALLCLGSAQGGKLLVIPTDGSPWRGIKLLVEELGRRGHQVVVVIPEVSLSLGPSENTTTLTFPVPYSQESFDKEFDEDLLQLTNTDVSTDVARFRNYWDTLDMLSDYIMMACESMLYNKQLMQTLRDYEFDALLIDPFWPVGIIVGNYLDIPSVYMSGPYPCPLDIISTRCPHPVSYLPLRYTHYSNRMTLWERTVNLLRSLLEPAACSRLYVHADKMASDFLQRDTSIVELASNAALWLVRFDFTYEFPMPLMPNMVMIGGIMPTKPKPLPQVCLRAKIEILI from the exons ATGATGCGGGCTGTCATCGTGCTGCTGATCGCTCTCCTGTGCCTGGGCTCTGCTCAGGGTGGGAAGCTGCTAGTGATCCCAACAGACGGCAGCCCCTGGAGAGGTATTAAGCTCCTGGTGGAGGAACTGGGACGAAGGGGTCACCAGGTGGTGGTCGTGATCCCAGAGGTCAGTCTCAGCTTGGGCCCCTCCGAAAACACAACCACTCTGACCTTTCCCGTACCGTACTCCCAGGAAAGCTTTGACAAGGAGTTTGACGAAGACCTGCTCCAATTGACGAACACGGATGTCTCCACTGATGTGGCGAGGTTCAGGAACTACTGGGACACCCTGGACATGCTGAGTGATTACATTATGATGGCCTGCGAAAGCATGCTGTACAACAAGCAGCTGATGCAGACCTTACGGGACTATGAGTTTGATGCTCTGCTAATTGACCCTTTCTGGCCTGTTGGAATTATTGTTGGGAATTACCTGGACATTCCGTCCGTCTACATGAGTGGTCCTTATCCTTGCCCCCTTGACATTATATCCACCAGATGTCCTCACCCTGTTTCATATCTGCCACTacgctacacacactacagcaatcGCATGACCTTGTGGGAGAGGACCGTCAACCTGCTGAGGTCCTTACTGGAGCCTGCGGCCTGCAGTCGTCTTTACGTTCATGCAGACAAGATGGCGTCTGATTTCCTGCAGAGGGACACATCCATTGTGGAGCTGGCGAGTAACGCAGCACTGTGGCTCGTTCGGTTTGACTTCACCTATGAGTTCCCCATGCCTCTGATGCCCAACATGGTCATGATTGGTGGGATTATGCCTACAAAGCCAAAACCGCTACCACAGGTATGTTTGA GAGCCAAAATTGAGATTCTCATTTAA